One Drosophila willistoni isolate 14030-0811.24 chromosome XL unlocalized genomic scaffold, UCI_dwil_1.1 Seg142, whole genome shotgun sequence genomic region harbors:
- the LOC6644775 gene encoding protein retinal degeneration B isoform X5 — MLIKEYRIPLPLTVEEYRIAQLYMIAKKSRQESHGEGSGVEIIINEPYKDGPGGNGQYTKKIYHVGNHLPGWIKSLLPKSALTVEEEAWNAYPYTRTRYTCPFVEKFSLDIETYYYPDNGFQENVFQLSGSDLRNRIVDVIDIVKDQLWGGDYIKEEDPKHFVSDKTGRGPLGDDWLEEYWREVKGKKQPTSRNMSLMTAYKICRVEFRYWGMQTKLEKFIHDIALRKVMLRAHRQAWAWQDEWHGLTIEDIRELERQTQLALAKKMGSGEEGSDADSNSEAYVSTAASAGAATSSAAITVGSERKKSAPAIPPIVTQQPPSAEGSSDEDEGDDDDDVEDENDGIGAGLDLSTSNQQQGATTGGSSQRSRSQSIQLATGIGGANSKSKFGSKGALHSPVGSAHSFDLQPHAKTEPPRHHVANWRMERLEVDSKSNSDEEFFDCLDTNETNSLAKWSSLELLGEGDDSPPPHGGSSSSGGGGGGFMGGGTSSSGSSGVGRYHGRQDDSIFNQDFLMRVASERGNKRQLRSSASVDRSHDSSPPGSPSTPSCPTTILILVIHAGSVLDAASELTAKKSDVTTFRGSFEAVMRQHYPSLLTHVTIKMVPCPSICTDALGILSSLSPYSFDASPSAADIPNIADVPIGAIPLLSVASPEYQETVNKTVSAANIVYHEFLKSEEGHGFSGQIVMLGDSMGSLLAYEALCRGGNGCQPATLNTGGDGDANNSIPNPTINSRHSRLDMEHHHHQHQHQHHHSHHEEVRSFIETADLDAKRLLVAPSPRRRRSSSSSDSRAAAGASTCSKLDFEISDFFMFGSPLSVVLAARKLHDAKAALARPNCHQVYNLFHPTDPIASRLEPLLSARFSILAPVNVPRYAKYPLGNGQPLHLLEVIQSHPQHFNDGHNLLAGRRLSDASMQSTISGLIENVSLSTIHSLQNKWWGTKRLDYALYCPEGLSNFPAHALPHLFHASYWESPDVIAFILRQIGKFEGIPFVGSQDDKDNASSFHPGQPREKWIKKRTSVKLKNVAANHRANDIIVQEGREQRLNARFMYGPLDMITLHGEKVDVHIMKDPPAGEWTYLTTEMTDKNGRISYSIPDQVSLGYGIYPIKMVVRGDHTSVDCYMAVVPPLTECVVFSIDGSFTASMSVTGRDPKVRAGAVDVCRHWQELGYLLIYITGRPDMQQQRVVSWLSQHNFPHGLISFADGLSTDPLGHKTAYLNNLVQNHGISITAAYGSSKDISVYTNVGMRSEQIFIVGKVSKKLQSNATVLSDGYAAHLAGLQAVGGSRPAKGNARMVIPRGCFNLPGQSANPRRRSEIHSYHSLLPPLPSH; from the exons ATGTTGATCAAGGAATATCGCATACCGTTGCCCCTCACCGTCGAGGAGTATCGCATTGCCCAGCTGTATATGATAGCG aaaaagagTCGCCAGGAGAGCCACGGCGAAGGTAGCGGAGTAGAGATCATTATTAATGAACCCTATAAAGATGGACCCGGCGGCAATGGACAATATACGAAAAAAATCTATCATGTGGGCAATCATTTACCCGGTTGGATAAAAA GTTTATTGCCCAAAAGTGCCCTGACAGTTGAGGAAGAGGCATGGAATGCATATCCATACACAAGGACACGCTATACTTGTCCATTCGTTGAGAAATTCTCATTGGACATTGAAACGTATTATTATCCAGATAATGGCTTCCAAGAAAACGTATTTCAACTATCTGGAAGTGATTTACGTAATCGTATTGTGG atGTAATTGACATTGTTAAGGATCAACTTTGGGGCGGTGATTATATCAAAGAAGAGGATCCCAAACATTTCGTGTCAGATAAGACGGGACGTGGTCCATTAGGCGATGACTGGCTAGAGGAATATTGGCGTGAAGTCAAGGGTAAAAAGCAACCAACATCCCGCAACATGTCCTTGATGACTGCCTATAAAATCTGCCGTGTTGAATTCCGCTATTGGGGAATGCAAACAAAACTAGAAAAATTCATACACGATATAGCACTACGGAAAGTAATGTTGCGTGCCCATCGTCAGGCTTGGGCCTGGCAAGATGAATGGCATGGACTAACCATTGAGGATATACGCGAATTGGAGAGGCAAACCCAATTGGCGCTGGCCAAGAAAATGGGCAGCGGCGAAGAGGGCAGCGATGCCG ATAGCAACTCGGAGGCTTATGTTAGCACAGCGGCAAGTGCAGGTGCTGCTACCTCCTCTGCCGCCATTACTGTTGGTAGTGAGCGAAAGAAATCTGCTCCAGCTATACCACCAATTGTGACACAACAACCGCCAAGCGCCGAAGGCAGTTCCGATGAGGATGAGggcgatgacgatgatgatgttgaGGATGAGAACGATGGAATTGGCGCCGGTCTGGATCTAAGTACAAGCAATCAACAACAAGGTGCCACTACCGGTGGGTCCAGTCAACGCTCGAGATCCCAAAGTATTCAGCTAGCCACTGGCATTGGTGGTGCGAATAGTAAAAGCAAATTTGGATCTAAAGGTGCCCTCCATTCCCCAGTGGGTTCGGCACATAGTTTTGATTTGCAG CCGCATGCCAAAACAGAGCCACCCAGACACCAC GTGGCCAATTGGCGTATGGAACGTTTGGAAGTTGATTCTAAATCCAATTCAGATGAGGAATTCTTTGATTGCTTGG aCACAAATGAGACAAATTCATTGGCCAAGTGGAGTTCGTTGGAGCTGTTGGGCGAGGGCGATGATAGTCCACCACCTCatggcggcagcagcagcagcggcggcggtggcggtggttTCATGGGCGGTGGAACTTCATCGAGCGGTTCTTCTGGAGTCGGGCGTTATCATGGTCGGCAGGATGATAGCATATTCAATCAGGATTTCCTAATGCGTGTCGCCTCCGAACGTGGCAATAAGCGGCAGTTGCGTTCATCGGCTAGCGTGGATCGCAGCCATGACTCATCACCGCCGGGTTCTCCAAGCACACCATCATGTCCGACCACCATATTAATACTTGTCATCCATGCTGGCAGCGTGCTGGATGCGGCAAGTGAATTGACCGCCAAAAAATCAGATGTTACAACATTTCGTGGCTCATTCGAGGCTGTAATGCGTCAGCATTATCCCAGCCTGTTGACCCATGTGACAATTAAAATGGTACCCTGTCCATCGATATGCACCGACGCCTTGGGCATTCTATCGAGCCTTAGTCCATATTCGTTTGATGCTTCACCATCGGCCGCTGATATACCTAATATAGCGGATGTGCCAATTGGAGCGATACCTTTGCTATCAGTAGCCTCGCCCGAGTATCAAGAGACAGTCAATAAAACTGTGTCCGCTGCCAATATTGTTTACCATGAGTTCTTGAAATCGGAAGAAGGACATGGCTTCTCCGGCCAAATTGTTATGCTTGGCGATTCTATGGGCTCGCTACTGGCCTATGAGGCATTGTGTCGCGGTGGAAATGGTTGTCAGCCAGCTACATTGAATACCGGTGGCGATGGTGATGCCAACAATTCGATTCCCAATCCGACTATCAATAGCCGTCACTCCCGTCTGGACATggaacatcatcatcatcagcatcaacatcaacatcatcattcTCATCACGAAGAAGTTCGTTCGTTCATTGAGACAGCTGACTTGGATGCTAAACGTCTTTTGGTTGCCCCATCGCCGCGTCGTCGTCGCTCCAGTTCATCCAGCGATTCGCGGGCCGCTGCTGGTGCTTCGACCTGCAGTAAATTGGATTTCGAAATTAGTGATTTCTTTATGTTTGGTTCACCCCTATCTGTGGTCTTGGCTGCCCGTAAATTGCACGATGCCAAAGCAGCCTTGGCCAGACCCAATTGCCATCAGGTTTACAATTTGTTCCATCCAACTGATCCGATTGCCTCGCGTCTAGAGCCATTGCTTAGTGCCAGATTCTCCATATTGGCACCGGTTAATGTGCCCAGATATGCCAAATATCCGCTTGGTAATGGTCAGCCATTGCATTTAT TGGAGGTGATACAATCGCATCCTCAGCATTTCAATGATGGCCATAATCTATTAGCCGGTAGAAGACTCTCGGATGCCTCAATGCAGAGCACAATATCTGGTTTGATTGAGAATGTTTCCCTAAGTACCATACATTCCC TTCAAAACAAATGGTGGGGCACTAAGCGTCTGGATTATGCCCTCTATTGCCCGGAAGGATTAAGCAATTTCCCAGCCCATGCTTTGCCGCATTTGTTTCACGCCAGCTACTGGGAGAGTCCGGATGTGATTGCCTTTATATTGAGACAAATTGGCAAATTCGAAGGAATTCCGTTTGTTGGCTCACAGGATGATAAGGACAATGCCAGCAGCTTCCATCCGGGACAACCGCGAGAGAAATGGATTAAGAAACGTACATCGGTGAAGCTAAAGAATGTGGCGGCCAATCATCGAGCCAACGATATTATTGTCCAGGAGGGTAGGGAACAGCGTTTAAATGCTCGCTTCATGTACGGGCCACTCGATATGATCACATTACATGGCGAGAAAGTCGATGTGCATATTATGAAGGATCCACCAGCCGGGGAATGGACATACCTAACCACAGAAATGACAGATAAAAATGGACGCATCTCGTACAGTATACCCGATCAGGTATCTCTCGGCTATGGCATTTATCCCATTAAAATGGTTGTACGCGGTGATCATACATCGGTGGATTGCTATATGGCTGTGGTGCCACCGCTCACCGAATGTGTGGTCTTTAGCATTGATGGCTCCTTTACGGCATCCATGTCGGTGACCGGTCGTGATCCCAAAGTTCGTGCTGGTGCAGTGGATGTCTGCCGCCATTGGCAAGAATTGGGCTATCTGCTCATCTATATAACCGGACGTCCGGATATGCAACAACAGCGTGTTGTCTCATGGTTAAGCCAGCACAATTTCCCCCATGGACTGATCTCTTTTGCCGATGGTTTGTCCACCGATCCCCTTGGGCATAAGACAGCCTATCTCAACAATTTGGTACAAAATCATGGAATCTCAATCACTGCAGCCTATGGCAGCAGCAAGGATATTAGTGTCTACACCAATGTTGGCATGCGATCCGAACAGATATTCATTGTGGGCAAG GTTAGCAAGAAATTGCAATCGAATGCCACAGTTTTGAGTGATGGCTATGCAGCTCATTTGGCTGGCCTCCAGGCCGTTGGTGGGTCACGACCGGCCAAGGGTAATGCTCGCATGGTCATACCACGCGGATGCTTTAATCTGCCCGGACAGTCGGCAAATCCACGACGACGAAG TGAAATTCATTCATACCATTCGCTCCTCCCCCCTCTTCCGTCCCATTGA